The sequence ACAGCCGGCTGGCGAAGCTGGCGGCCGGGGAGGCGGACGCCCTGCTGCTCGCGCTGTCCGGGCTGGAGCGGATCGGCGAGACGGCGCGGATCAGCGAGGTGCTGCCGGTCGAGGTGATGTGCCCGCCGATCGGCGCCGGGATCCTCGCCCTGCAGTGCCGCGCCGACGACACCGCCACCATCGACGCCGTGTCCGGCCTCGGCGACCACGCGACCTGGCGCGAGGCGAGCGCCGAGCGGATGTTCCTGCACGTGCTCCAGGGGCACTGCAACTCGCCGATCGCCGGCTGGGCCAAGGCCGAGGAGGACGGGCGGCTCTCACTGCGGGGGCGGGTCTTCACCCCGGACGGCAAGCAGGTCCTGGACGCCCACGAGTGGGCGGGCTCGCTGAGCCCGGAGGACCTCGGCACCGCGACCGCCCTGGCCCTCAAGCGGCAGGGCGCCTCCGAGCTGATCGCCGCGATCCCGCACTGACCGGCCCCCGGTCGCCGGCCCCGGTCGCCGGCCCCGATCGGGGGCCGGCGACCGGGGCGGAACGCCGAAGGCCCCCTCGCTGCTGCGAGGGGGCCTTCGACCGTCGGTGCGCCGCCAGGGACTCGAACCCCGGACCCGCTGATTAAGAGTCAGCTGCTCTAACCAACTGAGCTAGCGGCGCCTGCTGACCCGGAAGACATTACCTGGTCAGCGGCGGAAACACACAATCGGCCCGGACCGCCCCCTCCGCGGTCCGGACCGTCGTGCCCCGGGCGCCCGCGGCCCCGCGGCGGCCCGGTGCCCGGCCGGGGCGCGGGGGCCGACCCCGGCCCGGTGCT comes from Streptomyces sp. TLI_053 and encodes:
- the hemC gene encoding hydroxymethylbilane synthase, whose product is MTTAELIRIVSRSSPMALAQVERVRAELAALHPGVRTEVVPVTTSGDRWTGDLAALGGKGAFTKEVDAALLAGEADLAVHCLKDVPADRPLPAGTVFAAHLRRDDIRDALVHPGGLTLDELPPGTRIGTSSVRRQAQLSASHPHLEYVPIRGNANSRLAKLAAGEADALLLALSGLERIGETARISEVLPVEVMCPPIGAGILALQCRADDTATIDAVSGLGDHATWREASAERMFLHVLQGHCNSPIAGWAKAEEDGRLSLRGRVFTPDGKQVLDAHEWAGSLSPEDLGTATALALKRQGASELIAAIPH